A portion of the Luxibacter massiliensis genome contains these proteins:
- a CDS encoding BMC domain-containing protein: MGEAVGMLEVFGLATAFAAADAGCKAGNVSLETFDKNKPANADELPVPLIVMVKFRGSVSDVSAALEAAKAKAESLAGVVAEYEIARPTVDTEKMLKLSGLDKGKPNKIFIEEV, encoded by the coding sequence ATGGGAGAAGCAGTAGGGATGTTGGAAGTGTTCGGGTTGGCCACCGCATTTGCGGCAGCAGATGCAGGCTGTAAAGCGGGGAATGTCAGCCTTGAGACTTTTGATAAGAATAAACCGGCAAATGCGGATGAATTACCTGTTCCACTGATTGTAATGGTTAAGTTCAGAGGCAGTGTGTCCGATGTCAGTGCAGCGCTGGAAGCTGCAAAGGCAAAGGCAGAGTCACTGGCTGGAGTGGTGGCTGAATATGAGATTGCAAGGCCCACAGTGGATACGGAGAAGATGCTGAAGCTGAGCGGTTTAGATAAAGGTAAACCAAATAAAATATTTATAGAAGAAGTGTAG
- a CDS encoding BMC domain-containing protein, with protein MAQQALGMVETRGLTAAIEAADAMTKAAEVTLVGTEKIGSGLVTVMVRGDVGAVKAAVETGADAAGRLGELVATHVIPRPHDDVEKILPTV; from the coding sequence ATGGCACAACAGGCATTAGGAATGGTAGAGACAAGAGGACTTACGGCTGCAATTGAGGCGGCTGATGCAATGACAAAGGCAGCTGAGGTTACATTGGTAGGGACAGAGAAGATTGGTTCTGGCCTTGTAACAGTTATGGTCCGTGGGGACGTTGGAGCTGTTAAGGCTGCAGTTGAAACAGGGGCAGACGCGGCAGGAAGGCTGGGCGAGCTGGTTGCCACACATGTAATTCCAAGGCCACATGATGATGTG